A single genomic interval of Penaeus vannamei isolate JL-2024 chromosome 33, ASM4276789v1, whole genome shotgun sequence harbors:
- the LOC138867919 gene encoding uncharacterized protein, which yields MEHQQPSVEAYWELATRRVISAQDVADGSRTSRFASPGDVNNMQHRMGWASHLAAAFLPSFLCPSTFSALCKSGEPTPLSRPEVRHPTNQKQAPGSRRAVAEYKDVLRSRRGRPDPADRRSSHRTGGHTLPSALGAQAHSEG from the coding sequence atggagcaccagcaaccatctgtagaagcctattgggagcttgccaccagacgcgTCATCAGTGCACAAGACGTTGCAGACGGCTCAAGGACGAGCCGCTTTGCATCGCCGGGCGATGTCAACAATATGCAgcaccggatgggttgggcttcgcaccttgcagctgccttccttcctagCTTCCTTTGCCCAAGCACTTTCTCCGCCTTGTGCAAGTCCGGCGAACCCACCCCCTTGTCACGGCCGGAGGTCCGGCACCCCACAAATCAGAAACAGGCACCCGGCAGCAGGAGAGCAGTCGCAGAATATAAGGACGTCTTGAGAAGCAGAAGAGGCAGACCAGACCCAGCAGACAGAagaagcagtcacaggacaggaggtcacactctaccctcggcactcggggcgcAGGCTCACTCTGAGGGTTAG